One Rhizobium sp. 9140 genomic region harbors:
- a CDS encoding MaoC/PaaZ C-terminal domain-containing protein, translating into MIEQTLYFEDYDLGHQRMTTGRTMTETDFVVHAGHTGDFFPHHMDSEFAKTLPGGQRIAHGTMIFSIGIGMTASLINPVAFSYGYDRLRFVRPVHIGDTIRTRVTISAKEDDPKRADRGRVIERCEVLNQRDEVVLAADHILLVERKQK; encoded by the coding sequence ATGATCGAGCAGACGCTCTATTTCGAAGATTACGACCTCGGCCACCAGCGGATGACGACCGGGAGGACCATGACGGAGACGGATTTCGTTGTCCATGCCGGCCACACCGGAGACTTCTTTCCGCACCACATGGACAGCGAATTTGCAAAGACGCTGCCCGGCGGGCAAAGGATCGCGCATGGCACCATGATCTTCTCGATCGGCATCGGAATGACCGCGTCGCTCATCAATCCTGTCGCCTTTTCCTACGGTTACGATAGGTTGAGATTCGTGCGTCCGGTTCATATCGGCGATACGATCAGGACGCGGGTGACGATTTCCGCCAAGGAGGATGATCCCAAGCGCGCCGACAGGGGCCGGGTGATCGAGCGGTGCGAGGTGCTGAACCAGCGCGACGAGGTGGTGCTGGCGGCCGACCACATCCTGCTCGTCGAACGAAAACAGAAGTGA